A single window of Helicobacter pylori DNA harbors:
- the galU gene encoding UTP--glucose-1-phosphate uridylyltransferase GalU, which translates to MIKKCLFPAAGYGTRFLPITKTIPKEMLPIVDKPLIQYAVEEAMEAGCEVMAIVTGRNKRSLEDYFDTSYEIEHQIQGTNKENALKSIRNIIEKCCFSYVRQKQMKGLGHAILTGEALIGNEPFAVILADDLCISHDHPSVLKQMTSLYQKYQCSIVAIEEVALEEVSKYGVIRGEWLEEGVYEIKDMVEKPSQEDAPSNLAVIGRYILTPDIFEILSETKPGKNNEIQITDALRTQAKRKRIIAYQFKGKRYDCGSVEGYIEASNAYYKKRL; encoded by the coding sequence ATGATTAAAAAATGCCTTTTTCCTGCCGCTGGCTATGGCACGCGCTTTTTGCCGATCACTAAAACCATTCCTAAAGAAATGCTGCCCATTGTGGATAAGCCTTTAATCCAATACGCTGTGGAAGAAGCGATGGAAGCGGGCTGTGAAGTGATGGCGATCGTTACAGGAAGGAATAAACGAAGCTTGGAAGATTATTTTGACACGAGCTATGAAATAGAGCATCAAATCCAAGGCACCAACAAAGAAAACGCTCTAAAAAGCATTCGTAACATTATAGAAAAATGCTGTTTTTCCTATGTGCGCCAAAAGCAAATGAAAGGCTTAGGGCATGCGATTTTAACCGGAGAAGCCCTCATAGGCAATGAGCCTTTTGCAGTGATTTTAGCCGATGACTTATGCATAAGTCATGATCACCCTAGCGTGTTAAAGCAAATGACTTCATTGTATCAAAAATACCAATGCTCCATTGTAGCCATTGAAGAAGTGGCGTTAGAAGAAGTTTCAAAATACGGCGTGATCAGGGGCGAATGGTTAGAAGAGGGGGTGTATGAGATTAAAGACATGGTGGAAAAACCAAGCCAAGAAGACGCCCCAAGCAACCTAGCCGTGATAGGGCGCTACATTTTAACCCCAGATATTTTTGAAATTTTAAGCGAGACGAAACCGGGTAAAAACAATGAAATCCAAATCACGGATGCCTTACGCACTCAAGCCAAAAGAAAACGCATCATCGCTTACCAATTCAAAGGCAAACGATACGATTGCGGGAGCGTGGAAGGCTATATTGAAGCGAGTAACGCTTATTATAAAAAACGCTTATAA
- a CDS encoding uracil-DNA glycosylase family protein: MERLLGETYTNTNPTTPQNKPLNKQVHEGIENCNLCKRHQHSKPITGLFNPTSKLAFITLTPMLDSQLHFLNNLKAAMLESIIQKVFNYPLKDCSILSLLKCDSNSLNLEEEINACLPHLIWQLDNSASKVIVVFGEILPQRLLNLSKEESFGRIVSLKTKHFLSTHALEDMLKNPTLKKEALAHFKIALQFLNQS, from the coding sequence ATGGAGCGTCTTTTGGGCGAAACTTACACCAATACCAACCCTACCACGCCCCAAAATAAGCCCCTTAACAAACAAGTTCATGAAGGTATAGAAAATTGCAATCTGTGCAAACGCCATCAACATTCAAAACCCATTACCGGGCTTTTTAACCCCACTTCCAAGCTCGCTTTCATCACGCTCACCCCCATGCTGGATAGCCAATTACATTTCTTAAACAATTTAAAAGCGGCCATGTTAGAGAGCATTATCCAAAAGGTTTTTAACTACCCCTTAAAAGATTGCAGTATTTTATCGCTCCTTAAATGCGACTCTAACAGCCTCAATTTAGAAGAAGAAATCAACGCATGCCTGCCCCATTTAATCTGGCAATTAGACAACAGCGCTTCAAAAGTCATTGTGGTATTTGGCGAGATTTTGCCCCAACGCCTTTTAAACCTTTCTAAAGAAGAATCCTTTGGGCGCATCGTGTCTTTAAAAACCAAACATTTTTTAAGCACCCATGCTTTAGAAGATATGCTCAAAAACCCCACGCTCAAAAAAGAAGCGTTAGCGCATTTTAAAATAGCGCTCCAATTTCTCAATCAGTCTTAA
- a CDS encoding ferritin, giving the protein MLSKDIIKLLNEQVNKEMNSSNLYMSMSSWCYTHSLDGSGLFLFDHAAEEYEHAKKLIIFLNENNVPVQLTSISAPEHKFEGLTQIFQKAYEHEQHISESINNIVDHAIKGKDHATFNFLQWYVAEQHEEEVLFKDILDKIELIGNENHGLYLVDQYVKGIAKSRKS; this is encoded by the coding sequence ATGTTATCAAAAGACATCATTAAGTTGCTAAACGAACAGGTGAATAAGGAAATGAACTCTTCCAACTTGTATATGAGCATGAGTTCTTGGTGCTATACCCATAGCTTAGATGGCTCGGGGCTTTTCTTGTTTGACCATGCGGCTGAAGAATACGAGCATGCTAAAAAGCTCATCATCTTCTTGAATGAAAACAATGTGCCTGTGCAATTGACCAGCATCAGCGCGCCTGAACATAAGTTTGAAGGTTTGACTCAAATTTTCCAAAAAGCCTATGAACATGAGCAACACATCAGCGAGTCTATTAACAATATCGTTGATCACGCCATAAAAGGCAAAGATCATGCGACTTTCAATTTCTTGCAATGGTATGTGGCTGAACAGCATGAAGAAGAAGTGCTTTTCAAGGATATTTTGGATAAAATTGAGTTGATTGGTAATGAAAACCATGGCTTGTATTTGGTCGATCAGTATGTCAAAGGGATCGCTAAAAGCAGGAAATCTTAA
- the serB gene encoding phosphoserine phosphatase SerB: MQKLAVFDFDSTLVNAETIESLARAWGVFDEVKKITSQAMNGETDFHKSLILRVSKLKNMPLKLAKEVCESLPLFEGAFELISALKEKNYKVVCFSGGFDLATNHYRDLLHLDAAFSNTLIVENNALNGLVTGHMMFSHSKGEMLLALQRLLNISKTHTLVVGDGANDLSMFKHAHIKIAFNAKKILKQHATHCINEPNLALIKPLI, encoded by the coding sequence GTGCAAAAACTAGCCGTTTTTGATTTTGACTCCACGCTAGTCAATGCTGAGACGATTGAGTCTTTAGCGAGGGCGTGGGGGGTGTTTGATGAAGTGAAAAAGATCACTTCACAAGCCATGAATGGCGAGACGGATTTTCATAAAAGTCTTATTTTAAGGGTTTCTAAACTCAAAAACATGCCCTTAAAACTAGCCAAAGAAGTTTGTGAAAGTCTGCCTTTATTTGAGGGGGCGTTTGAACTCATTAGCGCCTTAAAAGAGAAAAATTACAAAGTGGTTTGCTTTAGCGGAGGCTTTGATCTAGCGACCAATCATTACAGGGATTTATTGCATTTAGATGCGGCTTTCAGTAACACGCTGATAGTGGAAAATAACGCCTTAAACGGCTTGGTTACCGGGCATATGATGTTTTCGCATTCTAAAGGTGAAATGCTCCTCGCCTTACAACGCTTGTTGAATATCAGTAAAACGCACACTTTAGTCGTGGGCGATGGGGCGAATGACTTGAGCATGTTCAAACATGCCCATATCAAAATCGCTTTCAACGCTAAAAAGATTTTAAAACAGCACGCCACGCATTGTATCAATGAGCCTAATTTAGCCCTAATCAAGCCTTTGATTTAA
- a CDS encoding lytic transglycosylase domain-containing protein, with translation MRFFTLFFIGTLGVGFSQTEFNLKDLEKKPAGIVRDYYLWRYISDKKTSLENAKKAYELTQNKNNALQKAMQEKGSDNAEKSPDVKLPEDIYCKQITLESMLETTDTFQNSCIAIALKSKIRDFDKIPPQTIKPLQEKIKEAYPVLYEELEILQSKHVSASLFKANAQVFSALFNHLSYEKKLQIFEKHIPIKELNRLLDEDYPAFNRLIYQVILDPKLDHFKDALTKSNATHSNAQTFFILGINEILHKKPSKALKYFERSEEVVKDDDFSKDRAIFWQYLASKKKKTLERLSQSPALNLYSLYASRKLKTTPSYRIISHIQNLSQEDPPFNTYDPFLWQIFKEKTLSLKDEGAFNAMLKSLYYEKSAPELTYLLSQRNKDKIYYYLSPYEGIIEWQNTDERAMAYAIARQESFLLPAVISRSFALGLMQIMPFNVGPFAKRLGMDNVDLNDMFNPNIALKLGNYYLNHLKKEFNHPLFVAYAYNAGPGFLRRWLESSKRFKEKNHFEPWLSMELMPYSETRMYGFRVMLNYLIYQEIFGNFISIDGFLEQTLNSKDKP, from the coding sequence ATGCGTTTTTTTACCTTGTTTTTTATCGGTACGCTTGGCGTTGGTTTTTCTCAAACCGAGTTCAATTTAAAAGATTTAGAAAAAAAGCCCGCCGGGATCGTTAGGGATTATTATTTGTGGCGTTATATTAGCGATAAAAAAACCAGTTTAGAAAACGCTAAAAAAGCCTATGAATTGACTCAAAATAAAAATAACGCCCTACAAAAAGCCATGCAAGAAAAAGGCTCAGACAATGCAGAAAAAAGCCCTGATGTTAAATTGCCTGAAGATATTTATTGCAAGCAAATCACTTTAGAAAGCATGTTAGAAACAACAGACACTTTCCAAAATAGCTGTATCGCTATCGCTTTAAAATCAAAAATCAGAGATTTTGATAAAATCCCCCCTCAAACCATCAAGCCCTTACAAGAAAAAATCAAAGAGGCTTACCCCGTTCTTTATGAAGAATTAGAAATTTTGCAAAGTAAGCATGTGAGCGCTTCTTTGTTTAAGGCTAATGCGCAAGTGTTTAGCGCGCTTTTCAACCATTTGAGTTATGAAAAAAAGCTCCAAATTTTTGAAAAGCATATCCCTATTAAAGAGTTAAACCGCCTTTTAGATGAAGATTACCCGGCGTTTAACCGCTTGATCTATCAGGTTATTTTAGATCCTAAATTGGATCATTTTAAAGACGCTCTCACTAAAAGTAACGCTACCCACAGCAACGCGCAAACCTTTTTTATTCTAGGGATTAACGAAATCTTGCACAAAAAACCCTCTAAAGCGCTCAAGTATTTTGAACGATCTGAAGAGGTTGTCAAGGACGATGATTTTTCAAAAGACAGGGCGATTTTTTGGCAGTATTTAGCCTCTAAAAAGAAAAAAACTTTGGAGCGCCTTTCACAAAGCCCAGCTTTAAACCTCTATAGTCTTTATGCGAGCCGAAAATTAAAAACCACGCCCAGTTACCGCATCATTTCTCATATCCAAAATTTAAGTCAAGAAGATCCTCCTTTTAACACTTATGACCCTTTTTTATGGCAAATTTTTAAGGAAAAAACTTTGAGTTTGAAAGATGAGGGTGCGTTTAATGCGATGCTAAAAAGCCTGTATTATGAAAAAAGCGCTCCTGAATTGACCTATCTTTTAAGCCAACGCAATAAAGACAAGATTTATTATTATTTATCCCCTTATGAGGGCATTATTGAATGGCAAAATACAGATGAAAGGGCTATGGCGTATGCGATCGCTAGGCAAGAAAGCTTTTTGCTCCCGGCAGTCATTTCGCGCTCGTTCGCTTTGGGGCTTATGCAAATCATGCCCTTTAATGTAGGGCCTTTCGCTAAACGCCTTGGCATGGATAATGTTGATCTAAACGACATGTTTAACCCCAACATCGCTCTCAAACTTGGCAATTATTACTTGAACCATTTGAAAAAAGAATTCAACCACCCCCTTTTTGTCGCCTACGCCTACAACGCTGGGCCTGGGTTTTTAAGGAGGTGGTTAGAAAGCTCCAAACGATTTAAAGAAAAAAATCATTTTGAGCCATGGCTTAGCATGGAGCTTATGCCTTATAGCGAGACTCGCATGTATGGCTTTAGGGTCATGCTCAATTACTTGATTTATCAAGAAATTTTTGGGAATTTCATCTCTATTGATGGATTTTTAGAACAAACTCTTAACTCAAAGGACAAACCATGA
- the murA gene encoding UDP-N-acetylglucosamine 1-carboxyvinyltransferase, producing the protein MDFLEIVGQVPLKGGVEISGAKNSALPILAATLLSRQEVKINSLPQVVDIKAMALLLQNLGASLEWLDPNTLQIDAKSLHHTEATYDLVRKMRASILVLGPLLARFKECLVSLPGGCAIGARPVDLHLKAMQQLGAEITIEQGYIHAKAPKGLKGNDILFDKISVTGTENALMAASLAKGITRIINAAKEPEIAQLCAFLQSGGVEIEGVGSSELKIRGVESDALNLKDIQIIPDRIEAGTYLCMGAITNSQLKINRIIPNHLQAITDKLIEIGFSLDIQENSIEIYPAKKRQAFEITTKEYPGFPTDMQAQFMALATQCLGTSVIEETLFENRFMHASELQRLGANISLKTNVATISGSTELTGSDVMATDLRASSALILAALVAKGVSRVHRIYHLDRGYERLEDKINALGAKVLRLKEK; encoded by the coding sequence TTGGATTTTTTAGAGATTGTAGGACAAGTCCCTTTAAAAGGGGGGGTAGAAATTTCAGGGGCGAAAAATTCCGCGCTCCCCATTTTAGCCGCCACGCTTTTAAGCCGCCAAGAAGTCAAAATCAATTCTTTGCCCCAAGTGGTGGATATAAAGGCGATGGCGTTATTGTTGCAAAATTTAGGCGCAAGCTTAGAATGGCTTGATCCTAACACGCTCCAAATTGACGCCAAATCCCTGCACCACACCGAAGCCACTTACGATTTGGTGCGTAAAATGCGCGCTTCCATTTTGGTTTTAGGTCCACTATTAGCACGTTTTAAAGAATGCTTGGTGAGTTTGCCCGGTGGGTGCGCTATAGGAGCAAGGCCTGTGGATTTGCACTTAAAAGCGATGCAACAATTAGGGGCTGAAATCACTATTGAGCAAGGCTATATCCATGCAAAAGCCCCTAAAGGCTTGAAAGGGAATGATATTTTATTTGATAAAATCAGCGTTACAGGCACAGAAAACGCCCTCATGGCAGCCAGTCTTGCCAAAGGGATCACGCGCATCATTAACGCCGCTAAAGAGCCAGAAATCGCTCAATTGTGCGCGTTTTTACAGAGTGGGGGGGTAGAAATTGAGGGTGTTGGCAGCAGCGAGTTAAAGATTAGGGGGGTAGAAAGCGACGCTTTAAATTTAAAAGACATTCAAATCATACCCGATAGGATTGAAGCAGGCACTTATTTATGCATGGGGGCTATCACTAATAGCCAGCTTAAAATCAATCGTATCATTCCTAACCACCTTCAAGCGATCACCGATAAGCTCATAGAAATTGGTTTTTCGCTAGACATTCAAGAAAATTCTATAGAAATTTATCCGGCCAAAAAACGCCAAGCCTTTGAAATCACCACGAAAGAATACCCAGGCTTTCCCACAGACATGCAAGCGCAATTCATGGCACTAGCCACGCAGTGTTTGGGGACGAGCGTGATTGAAGAGACGCTTTTTGAAAACCGCTTCATGCATGCGAGCGAATTGCAACGCTTGGGGGCTAATATCAGCCTAAAAACGAATGTTGCTACCATTAGCGGATCCACAGAGCTTACCGGAAGCGATGTGATGGCGACCGATTTAAGGGCTTCTTCGGCTCTCATTTTAGCCGCTTTAGTGGCTAAGGGTGTGAGTAGGGTGCATAGGATTTACCACTTGGATAGGGGTTATGAGAGATTAGAGGATAAAATCAACGCTTTAGGGGCAAAAGTGTTGCGTTTAAAAGAAAAATAA
- the aspA gene encoding aspartate ammonia-lyase, translating to MRIEHDFIGQMEISDEVYYGIQTLRASENFFITNDKLCSYPVFIKSFAQVKKAAALANAQLGLIDEKLKIAICHACDLLVDGKYHDQFIVDMIQGGAGTSTNMNMNEVIANLALEYMGHQKGEYQFCHPNDHVNRSQSTNDAYPSALKIAIYERLSNLVAPMKALRDAFAQKAKEFAHVIKMGRTQLQDAVPMTLGQEFETYALMVDRDIEQVLDARNWVRELNLGGTAIGTGINSHPDYRSLIEKKIQEVTGRPFVMANNLIEATQSTGAYVQVSGVLKRIAVKLSKVCNDLRLLSSGPRAGLNEINLPKMQPGSSIMPGKVNPVIPEVVNQVCFAVIGNDLSVALAAEGGQLQLNVFEPVIAYKLFHSFVILGHAIETLTTKCVEGITANEKICHDYVFNSIGIVTALNPHIGYEKSAMIAKEALKSDRSIYDIALEKKILTKEQLDDIFKPENMLSPHAFKKHKD from the coding sequence ATGCGTATTGAGCATGATTTCATTGGGCAAATGGAAATTAGCGATGAAGTTTATTATGGGATTCAAACTTTAAGAGCGAGTGAAAATTTTTTCATTACCAACGACAAGCTTTGCAGTTATCCTGTTTTTATCAAATCTTTTGCTCAAGTCAAAAAAGCGGCCGCTTTAGCGAACGCGCAATTAGGCTTGATTGATGAAAAGCTTAAAATTGCGATTTGCCATGCGTGCGATTTGTTGGTTGATGGCAAATACCATGATCAATTCATTGTGGATATGATTCAAGGGGGGGCTGGCACAAGCACGAACATGAACATGAATGAAGTGATTGCTAATTTGGCTTTAGAATACATGGGGCATCAAAAGGGCGAGTATCAATTTTGCCACCCAAACGACCATGTCAACCGTTCTCAATCCACTAATGACGCCTATCCTAGCGCGTTAAAAATCGCTATTTATGAGCGCTTGAGTAATTTAGTCGCTCCCATGAAGGCTTTAAGGGACGCTTTCGCTCAAAAGGCTAAGGAATTCGCTCATGTGATTAAAATGGGGCGCACCCAGCTTCAAGACGCTGTGCCTATGACTTTAGGCCAAGAGTTTGAAACTTATGCGTTGATGGTTGATAGGGATATTGAGCAGGTTTTAGACGCTAGGAATTGGGTAAGAGAGCTTAATTTAGGCGGCACGGCTATTGGCACAGGGATCAATTCGCATCCGGATTATCGCAGTTTGATTGAAAAGAAAATCCAAGAAGTAACGGGCCGACCCTTTGTCATGGCTAATAACTTGATAGAAGCCACTCAAAGCACGGGAGCGTATGTGCAAGTGAGTGGGGTGTTAAAGCGTATTGCGGTCAAACTTTCTAAGGTTTGTAACGATTTGAGATTGCTCAGTTCAGGCCCTAGAGCCGGGTTGAATGAAATCAATTTGCCTAAAATGCAGCCGGGCAGCTCTATCATGCCCGGTAAAGTCAATCCGGTGATCCCTGAAGTGGTCAATCAGGTGTGCTTTGCGGTGATTGGGAATGATTTGAGCGTGGCGTTAGCCGCAGAAGGCGGGCAATTGCAACTCAATGTGTTTGAGCCGGTTATCGCTTACAAGCTTTTCCATTCCTTTGTGATTTTAGGGCACGCGATTGAAACCTTAACGACTAAATGCGTGGAAGGCATCACGGCTAATGAAAAGATTTGCCACGATTATGTCTTTAACAGCATTGGCATTGTTACTGCGCTAAACCCTCATATCGGCTATGAAAAATCCGCTATGATCGCCAAAGAAGCCTTAAAAAGCGATCGTTCTATTTATGACATCGCTTTAGAAAAGAAAATCTTAACTAAAGAGCAACTGGACGATATTTTCAAGCCAGAAAACATGCTAAGCCCTCACGCTTTCAAAAAACATAAAGACTGA
- the mqnE gene encoding aminofutalosine synthase MqnE yields the protein MDFLEKVLDNQVTESKELVKLYDYDLYTLGEAADRMRQNMHQKIVYFNVNRHLNPSNICADACKFCAFSAHRKNPNPYEMSLEEILEKVKNSYNKGIKEVHIVSAHNPNYPYEWYLKVFETIKQEMPNLHLKAMTAAEVHFLSTKFNKPFELVLEDMLKAGVDSMPGGGAEIFDEEIRRKICKGKVGSSRWLEIHAYWHKLGKMSNATMLFGHIEDKIHRIDHMLRIKKIQSPKNKVENKEGGFNAFIPLLYQKENNYLKVGKSPSAIEILKTIAISRILLNNIPHIKAYWATLGLNLALVAQEFGANDLDGTIEIESIQSAAGAKSRHGLEKEDLVFKIKDSGFAAVERDSLYNFIQKF from the coding sequence ATGGACTTTTTAGAAAAAGTATTAGACAATCAAGTTACTGAAAGTAAAGAATTAGTGAAGCTTTATGATTATGATTTATACACGCTAGGGGAAGCAGCGGATCGCATGCGTCAAAACATGCACCAAAAAATCGTGTATTTTAATGTCAATAGGCATTTAAACCCTAGCAATATTTGTGCGGACGCTTGCAAATTTTGCGCCTTTTCAGCCCACAGAAAAAACCCTAACCCCTATGAAATGAGTTTAGAAGAAATCCTAGAAAAGGTTAAAAATTCCTACAACAAGGGGATTAAAGAAGTCCATATCGTGAGCGCTCATAACCCTAATTACCCTTATGAATGGTATTTAAAGGTGTTTGAAACCATCAAACAAGAAATGCCTAACTTACACCTAAAAGCCATGACCGCTGCAGAAGTGCATTTTTTAAGCACTAAATTCAACAAACCTTTTGAATTGGTGTTAGAAGACATGCTCAAAGCCGGGGTGGATTCCATGCCGGGTGGGGGGGCGGAGATTTTTGATGAAGAGATCAGGCGTAAAATCTGTAAGGGTAAGGTGGGCTCTTCTCGGTGGTTAGAAATCCATGCTTATTGGCACAAATTAGGCAAAATGAGTAACGCTACCATGCTTTTTGGGCATATTGAAGATAAAATCCATCGTATCGATCACATGCTAAGAATCAAAAAAATCCAAAGCCCTAAAAATAAAGTAGAAAATAAAGAAGGGGGCTTTAACGCATTCATTCCCTTACTGTATCAAAAAGAAAACAATTATTTGAAAGTGGGAAAATCCCCTAGCGCAATAGAAATCCTAAAAACCATCGCAATATCTCGCATTCTTTTAAACAATATCCCCCACATTAAAGCCTATTGGGCGACTTTGGGCTTGAATTTGGCTTTAGTGGCTCAAGAATTTGGCGCTAACGATTTAGACGGCACGATAGAAATAGAGAGCATTCAAAGCGCGGCCGGCGCGAAAAGCCGGCATGGTTTAGAAAAAGAAGATTTGGTATTTAAAATCAAGGATTCTGGTTTTGCTGCGGTAGAAAGGGATAGTTTGTATAATTTTATACAAAAATTTTAA
- a CDS encoding glycosyltransferase family 10 domain-containing protein produces the protein MFQPLLDAYIDSTRLDETDYKPPLNVALANWWPLDKRESKGFRKKFILHFILSQHYTITLHQNPNKPSDLVFGSPIGSARKILSYQNTKRVFYTGENEVPNFNLFDYAIGFDELDFRDRYLRMPLYYDRLHHKAESVNDTTSPYKLKDNSLYALKKPSHQFKENHPNLCAVVNDESDPLKRGFASFVASNPNAPIRNAFYDALNSIEPVTGGGAVRNTLGYNVKNKNEFLSQYKFNLCFENTQNYGYVTEKIIDAYFSHTIPIYWGSPSVAKDFNPKSFVNVHDFKNFDEAIDYVRYLHTHPNAYLDMLYENPLNTLDGKAYFYQNLSFKKILDFFKTILENDTIYHNNPFVFYRDLNEPLVSIDDLRVNYDDLRVNYDDLRVNYDDLRVNYDDLRVNYDDLRVNYDDLRVNYDDLRVNYDDLRINYDDLRINYDDLRINYDDLRVNYERLLQNASPLLELSQNTTFKIYRKAYQKSLPLLRAIRRWVKK, from the coding sequence ATGTTTCAGCCCCTATTAGACGCTTATATAGACAGCACCCGTTTAGATGAAACCGATTATAAGCCCCCATTAAATGTAGCCCTAGCGAATTGGTGGCCTTTGGATAAAAGAGAAAGCAAAGGGTTTAGAAAAAAATTTATCTTGCATTTCATCTTAAGCCAGCATTACACAATCACCCTCCACCAAAACCCCAACAAACCCTCAGATCTCGTCTTTGGCAGTCCTATTGGATCAGCCAGAAAGATTTTATCCTATCAAAACACTAAAAGGGTGTTTTACACCGGTGAAAATGAAGTCCCTAATTTCAACCTCTTTGATTACGCCATAGGCTTTGATGAATTAGACTTTAGAGATCGTTATTTGAGAATGCCTTTATATTATGATAGACTACACCATAAAGCCGAGAGCGTGAATGACACCACTTCACCCTACAAACTCAAAGACAACAGCCTTTATGCTTTAAAAAAGCCCTCCCATCAATTTAAAGAAAACCACCCTAATTTATGCGCAGTAGTGAATGATGAGAGCGATCCTTTGAAAAGAGGGTTTGCGAGTTTTGTCGCAAGCAACCCTAACGCCCCTATAAGGAACGCTTTCTATGACGCTTTAAATTCTATTGAGCCAGTTACTGGGGGAGGAGCCGTGAGAAACACTTTAGGCTATAACGTCAAAAACAAAAACGAATTTTTAAGCCAATACAAATTCAACCTGTGTTTTGAAAACACTCAAAACTATGGCTATGTTACTGAAAAAATCATTGACGCTTATTTCAGCCACACCATTCCTATTTATTGGGGGAGTCCCAGCGTGGCGAAAGATTTTAACCCTAAGAGTTTTGTGAATGTGCATGATTTTAAAAACTTTGATGAAGCAATTGATTACGTGCGATACTTGCACACGCACCCAAACGCCTATTTAGACATGCTCTATGAAAACCCTTTAAACACCCTTGATGGGAAAGCTTACTTTTACCAAAATTTGAGTTTTAAAAAAATCCTTGATTTTTTTAAAACGATTTTAGAAAACGACACGATCTATCACAATAACCCTTTTGTTTTCTATCGTGATTTGAATGAGCCGTTAGTATCTATTGATGATTTGAGGGTTAATTATGATGATTTGAGGGTTAATTATGATGATTTGAGGGTTAATTATGATGATTTGAGGGTTAATTATGATGATTTGAGGGTTAATTATGATGATTTGAGGGTTAATTATGATGATTTGAGGGTTAATTATGATGATTTGAGGGTTAATTATGATGATTTGAGAATCAATTATGATGATTTGAGAATCAATTATGATGATTTGAGAATCAATTATGATGATTTGAGGGTTAATTATGAGCGCCTTTTGCAAAACGCTTCACCTTTATTAGAACTCTCTCAAAACACCACTTTTAAAATCTATCGCAAAGCCTATCAAAAATCCTTGCCTTTGTTGCGTGCCATAAGGAGATGGGTTAAAAAATAA